One Oryza glaberrima chromosome 11, OglaRS2, whole genome shotgun sequence genomic region harbors:
- the LOC127755308 gene encoding uncharacterized protein LOC127755308 isoform X2, with protein sequence MAAATGYGDAPTADNLAAYDQLLGLRHTRHMAEVFAVRLPDAAGLRRPPPCGTISFCGGNHCNDVIYSRSRTDDSTYPPPCDTHVRPSHQDCF encoded by the exons atggcggcggcgacggggtaCGGTGACGCCCCGACCGCCGACAATCTGGCCGCGTACGACCAACTGCTCGGCCTCCGCCACACTCGCCACATGGCGGAGGTCTTCGCCGTGCGCCTGCCGGACGCCGCCGGACTCCGCAGGCCGCCGCCCTGCGGCACCATCAGCTTCTGCGGCGGCAACCACTGCAACGACGTCATCTACAGCCGCAGCCGTACGGACGACTCCACCTACCCACCGCCCTGCGACACCCAT GTACGTCCCAGTCATCAAGACTGTTTctag
- the LOC127755308 gene encoding uncharacterized protein LOC127755308 isoform X1 — MAAATGYGDAPTADNLAAYDQLLGLRHTRHMAEVFAVRLPDAAGLRRPPPCGTISFCGGNHCNDVIYSRSRTDDSTYPPPCDTHVKLPPCRQLGTSQSSRLFLGIRHPLFCSHRIRPCHQDCFQGFGIHFFHIFYSLFHNEQLKLFEE; from the exons atggcggcggcgacggggtaCGGTGACGCCCCGACCGCCGACAATCTGGCCGCGTACGACCAACTGCTCGGCCTCCGCCACACTCGCCACATGGCGGAGGTCTTCGCCGTGCGCCTGCCGGACGCCGCCGGACTCCGCAGGCCGCCGCCCTGCGGCACCATCAGCTTCTGCGGCGGCAACCACTGCAACGACGTCATCTACAGCCGCAGCCGTACGGACGACTCCACCTACCCACCGCCCTGCGACACCCATGTAAAACTTCCACCTTGTAGGCAGCTAG GTACGTCCCAGTCATCAAGACTGTTTctagggattcggcacccattattttgctcacatcgaatacgtccttgtcatcaagactgtttccaaggattcggtattcatttttttcatattttttattctctttttcacaatgagcaattaaagctatttgaggaataa